Genomic DNA from Veillonella criceti:
AACTTCACCATCTAGTAGATGATAAGATTCATGCTCGTTCTACAGGTCCGTACTCCTTAGTAACACAACAGCCATTGGGTGGTAAAGCTCAATTCGGTGGTCAGCGTTTCGGGGAAATGGAAGTATGGGCATTAGAAGCATATGGTGCAGCATATACCTTGCAAGAATTACTTACTGTTAAATCTGACGATGTAGTTGGTCGTGTTAAAGCGTACGAAAAAATCGTTAAAGGTGAAAACATTCCTGAACCAGGTGTGCCAGAATCTTTCAAAGTATTGCTTAAAGAACTTCAAAGTATCGGTCTTGATGTAAAAATCTTGAATGAAGATCAAGAAGAAGTAGTAATCAAAGAACTCGATGACGATGATGATGTAGATACAAATGAAGATGAAATCAAAGAAGTAATGGAAGGCTCAGATACAACCTCTACTGAAGAGGAATTGCCAAATGTTGAAACATCCGAACCAGTAACTAGTGGCGAAGATGATGATGTGTTAAGCGCAATGGCTGCGTATGGCGATGAGTCTGATACAGATGAAGACTAATATTTGAGTATCCAAAAAGAAGGGAGCGATACTTGTGCTAGACGTTAATGAATTCGATTCTATGCGAATTGGCTTGGCTTCGCCGGACCAGATTTTAGAATGGTCCTATGGGGAAGTTAAAAAGCCAGAAACAATTAACTACCGTACGCTTAAGCCAGAACGTGATGGCTTGTTTTGCGAGCGTATTTTTGGACCGACCAAGGACTGGGAATGTCATTGCGGTAAATATAAACGCATTCGCCATAAAGGTGTAGTCTGCGATAAATGTGGTGTAGAAGTGACTCGTTCTAAAGTGCGTCGTGAACGCATGGGTCACATTGTATTAGCTACACCAGTGTCTCATATTTGGTACTTCAAGGGGATCCCATCTCGTATGGGGCTCATCCTTGATGTATCGCCACGTTCCTTAGAACGCGTACTTTACTTTGCAGCGTATATCGTTGTAGATCCAGGTAATACGCCTCTTATGAAACGTCAATTATTGTCTGAAACAGAATTCCGTGAGTATGAAGCTCAATTTAACGAAGACGATTATAAGATTAACGGTAAGCAAGTAGAAATTGAAACCGTTGCACAACGTCGTGAACGCTTAGCTGTTATTACTGAAGCTAAACGCAAATTAGCGGCTAATGAAGCATTAAAAGCAAATACTGAAATTCCGGAAGAGGAAAAAGAATACGAAGAATTAACTCGTGAAGAACGCTATGAATTAGGTGCTGCCGAAGACGTAGAATTCGTATGTGTTGACATGGGGGCAGAAGCGATTAAAGCTTTATTAAGTGAATTAGATTTAGAAAGCCTTAATGTAGAACTTCGTAGTGAATTAGAAACAGCGACAGGACAACGTAAGATTCGTGCTGTTCGTCGTTTAGAAGTCGTAGAAGCATTCCGCCAATCTGGCAATAAACCAGAATGGATGATTATGGATGTAGTGCCAGTAATTCCACCAGAATTACGTCCTATGGTACAGCTTGATGGCGGTCGTTTTGCAACGTCTGATTTAAATGATTTATATCGTCGTGTAATCAATCGTAATAATCGTTTGAAACGCTTATTAGATTTAGGCGCCCCTGATATTATTGTGCGCAATGAAAAGCGCATGCTTCAGGAAGCCGTTGATGCATTAATCGATAATGGTCGTCGTGGTCGTCCTGTAACAGGTCCTGGTAACCGTCCGTTGAAATCTTTATCCGATATGCTTAAAGGTAAACAAGGTCGTTTCCGTCAGAACTTGTTAGGTAAACGTGTTGACTATTCCGGCCGTTCTGTAATCGTAGTTGGTCCAGAACTTAAAATGCACCAATGTGGTTTGCCTAAAGAAATGGCGCTTGAGTTGTTCAAACCATTTGTTATGAAACGTTTGGTAGAACGGCAACAAGCTAGCAATATTAAAGCAGCTAAACGCCAAGTAGAACGAATTGGCCCTGGTGTTTGGGAAGCCTTAGAAGAGGTTATTAAAGAACATCCAGTTCTTTTAAACCGTGCCCCAACACTTCACCGTTTGGGTATTCAAGCGTTCGAACCAATTCTTTGGGAAGGCCGTGCTATTAAATTACATCCATTAGTATGTACCGCGTTCAATGCTGACTTTGATGGTGACCAGATGGCGTGTCATTTACCATTGTCCGTAGAAGCACAATCAGAAGCACGTACCCTTATGTTGTCTTCTCATAACATTTTATCTACTAAAGATGGTAAACCAGTAGCTGTTCCATCTCAGGATATGATTTTAGGGACTTACTACTTAACCGTAGTGCGTCAACATACTAAAGAAAAAGCGAAATACTTTGCTAATTATGATGAAGTTATGCTCGCGTATGATTCTGGTATTATTGGCTTGCAAGATATTCTTTACATTCGTGAAGAAGGGTATGGTCGTGTTGAAACGACGGCAGGTCGTTTGATCTTTAACAATGCTCTTTATCCAGAGTTACGTCAATATGAATTGCAAGATGATGGACATTATACCTTAGGTCGCGTTATGGATAAGAAGATGGTTGGTAAATTAGTTGACCAATGCTTCCAATTATTTGGCAATGAAAAAACAGCCGAACTTCTTGACCGTGTTAAATCATTAGGTTATTCTTATGCGCGCCGGGCTGGTATGACTATTGCGATTGCTGACATTAAAGTTCCAACTGAAAAAGCTGAAATTTTACAAAAAGCGGATGAAGACGTAGATAAAGTATCACGTAATTATCGTCGTGGTTATATGTCTGAAGATGAACGTTATCGTAAGACAATTCAACTTTGGACACAGGCTACAGAAGATGTAACGGATGCCATGATGGATACGATGATGCGTGACCAAGAAGGCTTTAACCCAGTGTATATGATGGCTATTTCTGGTGCCCGTGGTAATAAACAACAGATTCGTCAGTTGGCTGGTATGCGTGGTTTGATGGCCGACCCATCTGGTCGAATCATCGACTTGCCAATCAAAGCAAACTTTAAAGAAGGCCTTACTGTATTGGATTACTTTACATCTAGCCATGGGGCGCGTAAAGGTTTGGCCGATACAGCACTTCGTACGGCTGACTCCGGTTACTTAACACGTCGTCTTGTTGACGTATCGCAAGATGTTATCGTGCGTGAAGAAGACTGTGATGTAGTGGGTATTGATTTAGTGCGTGAACGTGCTCGCTTAGCAAGTTCCACTCGTCAAGCTCTTGCTTTATTGAAAGATAAATTAATTGGTCGTGTTCTTGACAAAGATGTTGTGG
This window encodes:
- the rpoC gene encoding DNA-directed RNA polymerase subunit beta', with protein sequence MLDVNEFDSMRIGLASPDQILEWSYGEVKKPETINYRTLKPERDGLFCERIFGPTKDWECHCGKYKRIRHKGVVCDKCGVEVTRSKVRRERMGHIVLATPVSHIWYFKGIPSRMGLILDVSPRSLERVLYFAAYIVVDPGNTPLMKRQLLSETEFREYEAQFNEDDYKINGKQVEIETVAQRRERLAVITEAKRKLAANEALKANTEIPEEEKEYEELTREERYELGAAEDVEFVCVDMGAEAIKALLSELDLESLNVELRSELETATGQRKIRAVRRLEVVEAFRQSGNKPEWMIMDVVPVIPPELRPMVQLDGGRFATSDLNDLYRRVINRNNRLKRLLDLGAPDIIVRNEKRMLQEAVDALIDNGRRGRPVTGPGNRPLKSLSDMLKGKQGRFRQNLLGKRVDYSGRSVIVVGPELKMHQCGLPKEMALELFKPFVMKRLVERQQASNIKAAKRQVERIGPGVWEALEEVIKEHPVLLNRAPTLHRLGIQAFEPILWEGRAIKLHPLVCTAFNADFDGDQMACHLPLSVEAQSEARTLMLSSHNILSTKDGKPVAVPSQDMILGTYYLTVVRQHTKEKAKYFANYDEVMLAYDSGIIGLQDILYIREEGYGRVETTAGRLIFNNALYPELRQYELQDDGHYTLGRVMDKKMVGKLVDQCFQLFGNEKTAELLDRVKSLGYSYARRAGMTIAIADIKVPTEKAEILQKADEDVDKVSRNYRRGYMSEDERYRKTIQLWTQATEDVTDAMMDTMMRDQEGFNPVYMMAISGARGNKQQIRQLAGMRGLMADPSGRIIDLPIKANFKEGLTVLDYFTSSHGARKGLADTALRTADSGYLTRRLVDVSQDVIVREEDCDVVGIDLVRERARLASSTRQALALLKDKLIGRVLDKDVVDTATGEVVLTSETVLTQADLDALADHKITDIDLRGAHLGSDSDINHTNLVQKISLGETDEGIRQTLRETMVQNMLGKDTVNAVVDSEGNEVFPAHSALTEEGIEAILDSDVKEVQVRNNDIHGIEVEAIVEGQGIIEPLKDRIIGRTAAEELINKETGEVIVPLNGEITEELADEVVKHYETVKIRSVLTCRSPYGVCMKCYGRDLGTGNQVQVGEAVGIIAAQSIGEPGTQLTMRTFHTGGVAGDDITQGLPRVEELFEARRPKRHAIISEVEGTVRVVPNDNKKGTNTIFVTDKEGVEFDYLIPYGARIIVRDGDFVKLGARLTEGSINPHDIMRVMGTEATQRYLVYEVQKVYKSQGVEINDKHIEVIVRQMLHKVKVEEVGDADLLPGDPIDVNTFEEENRRLILNGKQPATGKRILLGITKAALATDSFLSAASFQETTRVLTDAAIKGKIDPLLGLKENVIIGKLIPAGTGMSRYRKIKVVKKDPQVETIDPMDAVVSEDE